A part of Candidatus Binatia bacterium genomic DNA contains:
- a CDS encoding RidA family protein, producing the protein MAQARGHEERLQQLGIELPKPSRPVANYLSCKRSGDLLWVGGHGPVAPQGIVQGKVGGSLTLDEGKEAARLTALSILATVRAELGSLDRVRQVVKVLGMVNCAPGFNRTPEVIDGCSDLLVAVFGEAGRHTRSAVGMAELPFDIAVEIECVLEVD; encoded by the coding sequence ATGGCGCAAGCGCGAGGACACGAGGAGCGTCTGCAGCAGCTCGGCATCGAGCTGCCGAAGCCGTCACGCCCGGTCGCCAACTACCTCTCGTGCAAGCGCAGCGGCGACCTGCTGTGGGTCGGCGGGCACGGGCCGGTCGCTCCGCAGGGCATCGTGCAGGGCAAGGTCGGCGGCTCGCTGACGCTCGACGAGGGCAAGGAGGCGGCGCGCCTCACCGCGCTGTCGATCCTCGCCACGGTGCGCGCCGAGCTGGGCTCGCTCGACCGCGTGCGTCAGGTGGTCAAGGTGCTCGGCATGGTGAACTGCGCGCCCGGCTTCAACCGCACGCCGGAGGTAATTGACGGCTGCTCGGACCTGCTGGTCGCGGTCTTCGGCGAGGCGGGACGTCACACACGCTCGGCGGTCGGCATGGCGGAGCTGCCGTTCGACATCGCGGTCGAGATCGAGTGCGTCCTCGAGGTCGATTGA
- the galK gene encoding galactokinase, with the protein MIEPAELQRRFHDRFGRTARVYRAPGRVNLIGEHTDYNDGFVLPAAIDLATFVAAAPNGTRELRLHASDLREHATIDLDEPAPRPRRHWSDYPRGVALELARSGRRLPGADLLVAGEIPLGAGLSSSAALEVAVAWALLDLAGETPEPREVALVCQRAENEFVGARCGIMDQFTSCHGAAGHALLLDCRSLELRRVALPSGVALLVCDSGVKHALADGAYNQRRAECEAGVRLLARTRPEIRALRDVSEEDLERVGGELPAEVLRRCRHVVAENRRVLEAVAALEAGDLERVGALLYASHASLRDLYEVSCPELDALVEAASGCRGVLGSRMMGGGFGGCTINLVRADAVDEVAKAIAERHRARHGVRPWIRACRAADGAGRVL; encoded by the coding sequence ATGATCGAGCCGGCGGAGCTGCAGCGCCGCTTCCACGACCGCTTCGGGCGCACGGCGCGCGTCTACCGCGCCCCCGGACGCGTCAACCTGATCGGCGAGCACACCGACTACAACGACGGCTTCGTCCTGCCGGCGGCGATCGACCTCGCGACCTTCGTCGCCGCCGCGCCGAACGGCACCCGCGAGCTGCGCCTCCACGCGAGCGACCTGCGCGAGCACGCGACCATCGACCTCGACGAGCCCGCACCGCGCCCGCGTCGCCACTGGAGCGACTACCCGCGCGGCGTCGCGCTCGAGCTCGCGCGCTCGGGACGCCGTCTGCCCGGCGCGGACCTCCTCGTCGCGGGCGAGATCCCGCTCGGCGCCGGGCTCAGCTCGTCGGCGGCGCTCGAGGTCGCGGTCGCCTGGGCGCTGCTCGACCTCGCCGGCGAGACGCCCGAGCCGCGCGAGGTGGCGCTCGTCTGCCAGCGCGCGGAGAACGAGTTTGTCGGCGCGCGGTGCGGCATCATGGACCAGTTCACCTCGTGCCACGGCGCGGCGGGGCACGCGCTGCTGCTCGACTGCCGGAGCCTCGAGCTGCGTCGGGTCGCGCTGCCGAGCGGCGTCGCGCTCCTCGTCTGCGACAGCGGGGTGAAGCACGCGCTCGCGGACGGCGCCTACAACCAGCGCCGTGCGGAGTGCGAGGCGGGCGTCCGGCTGCTCGCCCGGACGCGGCCCGAGATCCGCGCCCTGCGCGACGTGAGCGAGGAGGACCTCGAGCGCGTGGGAGGCGAGCTGCCGGCAGAGGTTCTTCGGCGCTGCCGGCACGTCGTCGCGGAGAACCGGCGGGTGCTCGAGGCGGTCGCGGCGCTCGAGGCCGGCGACCTCGAGCGGGTCGGCGCGCTGCTCTACGCGTCGCACGCGAGCCTGCGCGACCTCTACGAGGTCAGCTGTCCGGAGCTCGATGCGCTGGTCGAGGCCGCCTCCGGCTGTCGCGGCGTGCTCGGCAGCCGCATGATGGGCGGCGGCTTCGGCGGCTGCACGATCAACCTGGTGCGCGCAGACGCGGTGGACGAGGTCGCGAAAGCCATCGCCGAGCGCCACCGCGCGCGCCACGGCGTCCGCCCGTGGATCCGCGCCTGCCGGGCCGCCGACGGCGCGGGCCGCGTTCTGTAG
- a CDS encoding superoxide dismutase — MQKYTLPELPYDYSALEPHYSAEQLQLHHDKHHAAYVTGANTTLEKLAQAREKEDFAAINQLQKSLAFHISGHLLHSLLWKNMSPKGGGEPDGELLAAIKESFGSFHGMKNQLTEAALNIQGSGWGSLAWEPVAKQLVVEQVHDHQGNIGNGTVPIMVLDMWEHAYYAQYRNQKASWVEAYWKVVNWEDVARRFERVRQLDMALD, encoded by the coding sequence ATGCAGAAGTACACGCTCCCCGAGCTTCCCTACGATTACTCCGCGCTCGAGCCGCACTACTCCGCAGAGCAGCTGCAGCTCCACCACGACAAGCACCACGCGGCGTACGTAACGGGCGCCAACACGACGCTCGAGAAGCTCGCTCAGGCGCGCGAGAAAGAAGACTTCGCGGCCATCAACCAGCTGCAGAAGAGCCTCGCATTCCACATCTCGGGGCATCTGCTGCACTCGCTGCTGTGGAAGAACATGTCGCCGAAGGGCGGCGGCGAGCCCGACGGTGAGCTCTTGGCGGCGATCAAGGAGTCGTTCGGCTCGTTCCACGGGATGAAGAACCAGCTCACCGAGGCCGCGCTCAACATCCAGGGCTCGGGCTGGGGATCGCTCGCCTGGGAACCGGTCGCCAAGCAGCTCGTCGTCGAGCAGGTGCACGACCACCAGGGCAACATCGGCAACGGCACGGTGCCGATCATGGTGCTCGACATGTGGGAGCACGCCTACTACGCGCAGTACCGCAACCAGAAGGCGAGCTGGGTCGAGGCGTACTGGAAGGTCGTGAACTGGGAGGACGTCGCGCGCCGCTTCGAGCGCGTCCGCCAGCTCGACATGGCGCTCGATTGA
- a CDS encoding Spy/CpxP family protein refolding chaperone — protein sequence MHPGWLYWWKLRHHGGADWSAFAGCGADFGRGRREDAWRGGHEGKWAHRYGDDGPELGAAFGVRRPLRYLAYKLRLDDEQVAELAKILDELKTERAQAEVDRRRSLGAFADALSEPSFARERAFEGANLRVQSATRLRDAVVNALGKLHALLDEEQRARLAYLIRTGALQI from the coding sequence ATGCATCCAGGTTGGCTGTACTGGTGGAAGCTGCGGCACCACGGGGGCGCGGACTGGTCGGCGTTCGCCGGCTGCGGCGCGGACTTCGGACGCGGCCGGCGCGAAGACGCCTGGCGCGGCGGTCACGAGGGAAAGTGGGCGCACCGCTACGGTGACGACGGACCCGAGCTCGGCGCGGCGTTCGGCGTGCGGCGTCCGCTGCGCTACCTCGCCTACAAGCTGCGGCTCGACGACGAGCAGGTCGCCGAGCTCGCGAAGATCCTCGACGAGCTCAAGACCGAGCGCGCGCAGGCCGAGGTCGACAGGCGGCGGAGCCTGGGCGCGTTCGCCGACGCGCTGAGCGAGCCGTCCTTCGCGCGCGAGCGCGCCTTCGAGGGCGCGAACCTGCGCGTCCAGAGCGCGACGCGACTGCGCGACGCGGTGGTGAACGCCCTCGGCAAGCTGCACGCGCTGCTCGACGAGGAGCAGCGCGCGCGGCTCGCGTACCTGATCCGCACGGGCGCGCTGCAGATCTGA
- a CDS encoding endonuclease/exonuclease/phosphatase family protein — MALLRVLTLNCWNVSEPYAERMALIRDGIRALEPDVIGLQEIVVRRDGFDMGEDILHGLGYERTFGAAFCWNDHENHLPHDADGDRFGNLVASRWPIERAAVHPLPGVETGERRSVLATLIATPHGKLPFLTTHFNWRFDHGWVRERQAIELASIVRRWASEATLPPIVTGDLNAEPDAAEIRYLCGLQSLGGSSTYLQDAWRVGRGVGAGYTWDNRNPYAGMAFEPSRRIDYVLVGLPDATGRGTVMSVRVVLDEPRGDVFPSDHFGVLAEIRV, encoded by the coding sequence GTGGCGCTGCTGCGCGTTTTGACGCTCAACTGCTGGAACGTCTCGGAGCCCTACGCCGAGCGCATGGCGCTGATCCGCGACGGCATTCGCGCGCTCGAGCCCGACGTGATCGGCCTGCAGGAGATCGTCGTGCGTCGCGACGGCTTCGACATGGGCGAGGACATCCTGCACGGCCTCGGCTACGAGCGGACGTTCGGCGCCGCCTTCTGCTGGAACGACCACGAGAACCACCTGCCGCACGACGCGGACGGCGACCGCTTCGGCAACCTGGTCGCGTCGCGCTGGCCGATCGAGCGCGCCGCCGTGCACCCGCTGCCCGGCGTCGAGACCGGCGAGCGACGCAGCGTGCTCGCGACGCTGATCGCGACGCCGCACGGCAAGCTTCCGTTCCTCACGACGCACTTCAACTGGCGGTTCGACCACGGCTGGGTGCGCGAGCGTCAAGCAATCGAGCTCGCGTCGATCGTGCGTCGCTGGGCGAGCGAGGCGACGCTGCCGCCGATCGTGACGGGCGACCTCAACGCCGAGCCGGACGCCGCCGAGATCCGCTACCTCTGCGGCCTGCAGTCGCTCGGCGGTAGCAGCACGTACCTGCAGGACGCGTGGCGCGTCGGACGCGGCGTCGGCGCCGGCTACACCTGGGACAACCGCAATCCGTACGCGGGCATGGCGTTCGAGCCGAGCCGGCGCATCGACTACGTGCTGGTCGGCCTGCCGGACGCGACCGGTCGCGGCACCGTCATGTCGGTACGGGTCGTCCTCGACGAGCCGCGCGGCGACGTCTTTCCGAGCGACCACTTCGGCGTGCTCGCCGAGATCCGCGTCTGA
- a CDS encoding aconitate hydratase, whose protein sequence is MGNDGAALFDSLQTFSFGGRTGRYYSLPQLEKAGLGKISRLPVSIRIVLESVLRNVDGKRCRESDVRALAAWKPNAERTEEIPFVVARILLQDFTGVPLLVDLAAMRSTVARLGKDPKIVEPLVPVDLVVDHSVQVDFAGIPSALERNMRMEFERNKARYEFLKWGMQAFDTFKVVPPGIGICHQVNLEYLGQGVLERDGVYFPDTLVGTDSHTTMINGLGIVGWGVGGIEAEAGMLGQPVYFLTPDVVGVHLTGSLREGVTATDLVLRITEMLRKAKVVGKFVEYHGEGAATLSVQDRATIANMAPEYGATMGFFPVDEETCKYLLATGRSEEHVELVRAYYTAQGMFGIPRAGECDYSEVLELDLSTVTPSVSGPKRPQDRIELTSLKERFKELLTAPPSANGYGRPDASEHSASVTLSARGEQVVSGGGDQTPSSIPEGGGASSVKNTSTETELEMMNNRPTPDRVSSSELDGERTQVTVRDGDVVIAAITSCTNTSNPSVMLGAGLLAKKAVERGLRVQPYVKASLAPGSRVVSDYLAKTGLQPYLDQLGFNLVGYGCTTCIGNSGPLDPALEEAINGNDLIVASVLSGNRNFEARVHQSVKANFLMSPPLVVAFALAGRVDIDMSKEPLGKDRDGKDVYLRDIWPTTQEIRDCLYAATDAATYRRLYSDFAGQNPLWNEIPSKTGVVYEWDPESTYIQEPPFFENFGLEPGRFQDVRGARALAIFGDSVTTDHISPAGAIKPTSPAGLYLQERGVKPAEFNSYGARRGNDRVMTRGTFANVRIKNLMVPGVEGGVTVHQPSGEQLSIYDAAMRYQKENVPLVVLAGNEYGTGSSRDWAAKGTRLLGVRAVIAQSFERIHRSNLVGMGVLPCQFKEGTSTATLGLDGSETYDVIGLENGSVTPRQDVTLVIRRKSGEVVEVPVTVRIDTPIEVEYYQHGGILQYVLRQLIAAA, encoded by the coding sequence ATGGGCAACGACGGCGCTGCACTCTTCGACTCTCTCCAGACGTTCAGCTTCGGCGGTCGCACCGGACGCTACTACTCGCTGCCGCAGCTCGAGAAGGCCGGCCTCGGCAAGATCTCGCGCTTGCCGGTGAGCATCCGCATCGTGCTCGAGTCGGTGCTGCGCAACGTCGACGGCAAGCGATGCCGCGAGTCCGACGTCCGCGCGCTCGCGGCCTGGAAGCCGAACGCCGAGCGCACCGAGGAGATCCCCTTCGTCGTCGCGCGCATCCTGCTGCAGGACTTCACCGGCGTGCCGCTGCTGGTCGACCTCGCCGCGATGCGCTCGACGGTCGCGCGCCTCGGCAAGGATCCGAAGATCGTCGAGCCGCTCGTGCCCGTCGATCTCGTCGTCGACCACTCGGTGCAGGTCGACTTCGCCGGCATCCCGTCCGCGCTCGAGCGCAACATGCGGATGGAGTTCGAGCGCAACAAGGCGCGCTACGAGTTCCTCAAGTGGGGCATGCAGGCCTTCGACACCTTCAAGGTCGTGCCGCCCGGCATCGGCATCTGCCATCAGGTCAACCTCGAGTACCTCGGGCAGGGCGTGCTCGAGCGTGACGGCGTCTACTTCCCCGACACGCTCGTCGGCACCGACTCGCACACGACGATGATCAACGGCCTCGGCATCGTCGGCTGGGGCGTGGGCGGCATCGAGGCCGAGGCCGGCATGCTCGGCCAGCCGGTTTATTTCTTGACGCCCGACGTCGTCGGCGTGCACCTGACCGGCTCGCTGCGCGAGGGCGTGACCGCGACCGACCTCGTGCTGCGGATCACCGAGATGCTGCGCAAGGCCAAGGTGGTCGGGAAGTTCGTCGAGTACCACGGCGAGGGCGCGGCGACGCTGTCGGTGCAGGACCGCGCGACCATCGCCAACATGGCGCCCGAGTACGGCGCGACCATGGGCTTCTTCCCGGTCGACGAGGAGACCTGCAAGTACCTGCTCGCGACCGGCCGCAGCGAGGAGCACGTCGAGCTGGTGCGCGCGTACTACACGGCGCAGGGGATGTTCGGCATCCCGCGCGCCGGCGAGTGCGACTACAGCGAGGTGCTCGAGCTCGACCTCTCGACCGTCACGCCGAGCGTGTCGGGTCCGAAGCGGCCGCAGGACCGGATCGAGCTCACGAGCCTCAAGGAGCGCTTCAAGGAGCTGCTCACGGCACCGCCGTCGGCGAACGGCTACGGGCGCCCCGACGCGAGCGAGCACTCCGCCTCGGTGACGCTGTCCGCGCGCGGCGAACAGGTGGTCTCGGGTGGCGGCGACCAGACGCCGTCGAGCATCCCCGAGGGCGGCGGCGCGAGCAGCGTCAAGAATACCAGCACCGAGACCGAGCTCGAGATGATGAACAACCGGCCGACCCCGGACCGCGTGTCCTCGTCCGAGCTGGACGGCGAGCGCACGCAGGTGACGGTCCGCGACGGCGACGTCGTGATCGCGGCGATCACCTCGTGCACCAACACCTCGAACCCGTCGGTCATGCTGGGCGCGGGCCTGCTCGCGAAGAAGGCGGTCGAGCGCGGTCTGCGCGTGCAGCCGTACGTCAAGGCGTCGCTCGCGCCCGGCTCGCGCGTGGTCAGCGACTACCTCGCGAAGACCGGGCTGCAGCCCTACCTCGACCAGCTCGGCTTCAACCTGGTCGGCTACGGCTGCACGACCTGCATCGGCAACTCGGGGCCGCTCGACCCGGCGCTCGAGGAGGCGATCAACGGCAACGACCTGATCGTCGCGAGCGTGCTGAGCGGCAACCGCAACTTCGAGGCGCGCGTCCACCAGAGCGTGAAGGCGAACTTCCTCATGAGCCCGCCGCTCGTGGTCGCGTTCGCGCTCGCCGGCCGCGTCGACATCGACATGTCGAAGGAGCCGCTCGGCAAGGACCGCGACGGCAAGGACGTCTACCTGCGCGACATCTGGCCGACGACGCAGGAGATCCGCGACTGCCTCTACGCGGCGACCGACGCCGCGACCTACCGTCGCCTGTACTCCGACTTCGCCGGGCAGAACCCGCTGTGGAACGAGATCCCGAGCAAGACCGGCGTCGTCTACGAGTGGGATCCCGAGTCGACCTACATCCAGGAGCCGCCGTTCTTCGAGAACTTCGGCCTCGAGCCGGGCCGCTTCCAGGACGTGCGCGGCGCGCGGGCGCTCGCGATCTTCGGCGACTCGGTGACCACCGACCACATCAGCCCCGCCGGCGCGATCAAGCCGACGTCGCCCGCCGGGCTCTACCTGCAGGAGCGCGGCGTCAAGCCCGCCGAGTTCAACAGCTACGGCGCGCGGCGCGGCAACGACCGCGTCATGACGCGCGGCACGTTCGCCAACGTGCGCATCAAGAACCTGATGGTGCCGGGCGTCGAGGGCGGCGTGACCGTTCACCAGCCGAGCGGCGAGCAGCTCAGCATCTACGACGCGGCGATGCGCTACCAGAAGGAGAACGTGCCGCTCGTCGTGCTCGCCGGGAACGAGTACGGCACCGGCAGCTCACGCGACTGGGCGGCGAAGGGCACGCGGCTCCTCGGCGTGCGCGCGGTGATCGCGCAGAGCTTCGAGCGCATCCACCGCAGCAACCTGGTCGGCATGGGCGTGCTGCCCTGCCAGTTCAAGGAGGGCACGAGCACCGCGACGCTCGGGCTCGACGGCAGCGAGACCTACGACGTGATCGGGCTCGAGAACGGCAGCGTCACGCCGCGCCAGGACGTCACCTTGGTGATCCGTCGCAAGAGCGGCGAGGTCGTCGAGGTGCCGGTGACCGTGCGCATCGATACGCCGATCGAGGTCGAGTACTACCAGCACGGCGGCATCCTGCAGTACGTGCTGCGTCAGCTCATCGCCGCCGCCTGA
- a CDS encoding DUF4864 domain-containing protein: MQARFHRNRSFRAGQCIVLAAATLLLTTAAIADDRLSDADRQAIRNVIEQQLRAFKRKDGLTAFSLAAPVIQQMFGTPESFMLMVSETYAPIYRPESHTFGELELVAGEWTQKVTVVSEDGTAVDAFYLMARQDDGSWRILGCLLVPTNKTPI; the protein is encoded by the coding sequence ATGCAGGCGCGCTTCCATCGCAATCGATCCTTTCGCGCCGGCCAGTGCATCGTGCTCGCCGCTGCGACGCTGCTCTTGACGACGGCCGCGATCGCGGACGATCGGCTGTCGGACGCCGACCGTCAAGCAATCCGCAACGTCATCGAGCAGCAGCTGCGCGCCTTCAAGCGCAAAGACGGCTTGACGGCGTTCTCGCTTGCGGCGCCGGTGATCCAGCAGATGTTCGGGACGCCGGAGAGCTTCATGCTGATGGTGTCGGAGACCTACGCTCCGATCTACCGCCCAGAGAGCCACACGTTCGGCGAGCTCGAGCTGGTGGCGGGCGAGTGGACGCAGAAGGTCACCGTGGTCAGCGAGGACGGCACCGCGGTCGACGCCTTCTACCTGATGGCGCGTCAAGACGACGGCAGCTGGCGGATCCTCGGCTGCCTGCTCGTGCCGACCAACAAGACCCCGATCTGA
- a CDS encoding heterodisulfide reductase-related iron-sulfur binding cluster — protein MTSHALGAAPDPQALSSCVHCGLCLSSCPTYVELGTEADSPRGRIHLMRALAEGRLAPTTEATRHLDTCLGCRACESACPSGVPYGELIEAARPWVEERRALPGRLARRALGAALTRPSLRRTLLVPVRAVAGAAWLRTLARHVPSSWTSYAAALRPLRPAPPPLPRVIEPEGEVRGEALLLTGCVAHDLFPHTNAAIARLLARAGVRVRVPQSQGCCGALSLHLGHETRARTLARDVLTLAALHPTDWVVATAAGCGALLRDYARLLPDDPAAADLARRARDPLALLDELGLPPAPHPLARTVAVHDPCHLAHAQGVRAEVRRLLGAIPGLRLVELPESDVCCGSAGTYNLTEPGIAGRLLERKLQRIAESGADIVAAANPGCLLQIRAGALRRRLPVAIEHPIDLLATAHGVHA, from the coding sequence ATGACGTCCCACGCGCTCGGCGCCGCGCCCGACCCGCAAGCGCTCTCGTCGTGCGTGCACTGCGGTCTCTGCCTGTCGTCCTGCCCGACCTACGTCGAGCTCGGCACCGAGGCCGACTCGCCGCGCGGACGCATCCACCTCATGCGCGCCCTCGCCGAGGGGCGACTCGCGCCGACCACCGAGGCGACGCGTCACCTCGACACCTGCCTCGGCTGCCGCGCGTGCGAGAGCGCATGTCCGTCCGGGGTGCCGTACGGCGAGCTCATCGAGGCGGCGCGGCCGTGGGTCGAGGAGCGCCGCGCGCTGCCCGGTCGCCTCGCGCGGCGCGCGCTCGGCGCGGCGCTGACCCGCCCGTCGCTGCGTCGCACGCTGCTCGTGCCGGTGCGCGCGGTCGCGGGCGCCGCCTGGCTGCGCACGCTCGCGCGCCACGTGCCGTCGAGCTGGACGTCGTACGCGGCGGCGCTGCGCCCGCTGCGTCCCGCCCCCCCGCCACTGCCGCGCGTGATCGAGCCCGAAGGCGAGGTGCGCGGCGAGGCGCTGCTGCTGACCGGCTGCGTCGCGCACGATCTCTTCCCGCACACCAACGCGGCGATCGCGCGGCTGCTGGCGCGGGCCGGCGTCCGCGTCCGCGTGCCGCAGTCGCAAGGTTGCTGCGGCGCGCTGTCGCTGCACCTCGGGCACGAGACGCGAGCGCGCACGCTCGCGCGCGACGTCCTGACGCTCGCTGCGCTGCACCCGACCGACTGGGTGGTCGCGACCGCGGCCGGCTGCGGAGCGTTGCTGCGCGACTACGCGCGCCTCCTGCCCGACGATCCGGCGGCCGCCGACCTCGCCCGCCGCGCGCGCGATCCGCTCGCGCTGCTCGACGAGCTCGGCCTGCCGCCCGCGCCCCATCCGCTCGCGCGCACCGTCGCGGTCCACGACCCCTGCCATCTGGCGCACGCGCAAGGCGTCCGTGCGGAAGTGCGACGACTGCTCGGCGCGATCCCTGGGCTGCGGCTCGTCGAGCTGCCGGAGTCGGACGTCTGCTGCGGCAGCGCCGGCACCTACAACCTCACCGAGCCCGGAATCGCGGGGCGATTGCTCGAGCGCAAGCTCCAGCGCATCGCCGAGAGCGGGGCCGACATCGTCGCGGCCGCGAACCCCGGCTGCCTGCTGCAGATCCGGGCCGGGGCGCTGCGACGCCGTCTGCCGGTCGCGATCGAGCACCCGATCGACCTGCTGGCGACGGCGCACGGCGTCCACGCTTGA
- a CDS encoding helix-turn-helix transcriptional regulator, which produces MYFLEVCHRTGMVVRGEDLVPDELVVKTAYFNEYLRKVDTLHHLGACLAREQSVLALLTAQRSLRQPSHFDLEERLVEALVPHLQKVVALQRRLAGIELERAAAAEALDRLTFGVCLLARDGRALLVNRAARAIFDQADGLVLGATGIGAEAPAARSRLAGMIARACRAQAKASDTVLPVRRRSGRRPYAVLVSPLRIRSSELAIDPPRAIAILIDPEQKLAGAEELLAQLYGLTPAEASIARLLADGHSVSEICDQLQGTANTTRTYIKRLFSKTGTRSQAGLVRLVLQLTGQLRRDRDA; this is translated from the coding sequence GTGTACTTCCTCGAGGTGTGCCATCGCACCGGGATGGTGGTGCGCGGCGAGGACCTCGTCCCCGACGAGCTCGTCGTGAAGACGGCGTACTTCAACGAGTACCTGCGGAAGGTCGACACGCTGCACCACCTGGGAGCCTGCCTCGCTCGTGAGCAGTCCGTGCTCGCGCTGCTCACCGCGCAGCGCTCCCTGCGGCAGCCGTCGCACTTCGACCTCGAGGAGCGGCTCGTCGAGGCGCTCGTCCCGCACCTGCAGAAGGTCGTCGCGCTCCAGCGCCGGCTCGCGGGCATCGAGCTCGAGCGGGCGGCGGCGGCCGAGGCGCTCGACCGCCTGACGTTCGGCGTCTGCCTGCTCGCGCGCGACGGACGCGCTCTGCTGGTCAACCGCGCCGCGCGCGCGATCTTCGACCAGGCCGACGGCCTCGTGCTCGGCGCGACCGGGATCGGCGCCGAGGCCCCGGCGGCGCGCAGCCGGCTCGCGGGCATGATCGCACGCGCGTGCCGAGCGCAGGCCAAGGCCAGCGACACCGTCCTTCCCGTCCGGCGGCGCTCCGGGCGTCGTCCGTACGCGGTCCTCGTGTCGCCGCTCCGCATCCGCAGCTCGGAGCTGGCGATCGATCCGCCGCGCGCCATCGCGATCCTGATCGATCCCGAGCAGAAGCTCGCGGGCGCCGAGGAGCTGCTCGCGCAGCTCTACGGCTTGACGCCCGCCGAGGCGAGCATCGCGCGTCTGCTCGCCGACGGCCACTCGGTCTCCGAGATCTGCGACCAGCTGCAGGGGACCGCCAACACGACGCGCACGTACATCAAGCGCCTGTTCTCGAAGACCGGCACGCGCTCGCAGGCCGGGCTCGTGCGGCTCGTGCTGCAGCTCACCGGGCAGCTTCGTCGCGACCGCGACGCCTAG
- a CDS encoding FAD-binding oxidoreductase, with protein sequence MSTTRDDAGAPPLVGSGSQQRAGTPADAVDGVVPARVLRPVSLGAARDAVRNAANAGEALLASGRGRHLAIGGVPERLDVLLQLDLLNRIREHAAADMTVTVEAGCTLATLAATLAEAGQWLPLDPPAPEETTVGGLIAANLSGPLRASQGTVRDLLLGLRWIAPDGALVAGGGRVVKNVAGYDLPKAHVGALGTLGVIVEATFKLRPRPEREGAVLLACADAASAVNAALAVRDAVEPGWLEIASGTVAGVDAPFAVACGFLGVAAEVEDARARARAAADGAKAEVAGALDDEPARELRARLGGFALAPAAAVLRASTLPNRLADVLDAQAPCVAHAANGVARLVAQNRENAIELVRRLRVPIERAGGALVVERATPDVKHALRELGGVWGDPGDGCELMRRLKAAFDPGRALAPGRFVADL encoded by the coding sequence GTGAGCACGACGCGCGACGACGCGGGCGCGCCTCCGCTCGTCGGGAGCGGATCGCAGCAGCGCGCCGGAACGCCCGCCGACGCCGTCGACGGCGTCGTGCCCGCGCGCGTCCTGCGCCCGGTGAGCCTCGGCGCCGCGCGCGACGCCGTGCGGAACGCGGCGAACGCCGGCGAGGCGTTGCTCGCGAGCGGACGCGGCCGGCATCTCGCGATCGGCGGCGTTCCCGAGCGCCTCGACGTGCTGCTGCAGCTCGACCTGCTGAACCGCATCCGCGAGCACGCCGCCGCCGACATGACGGTCACCGTCGAGGCCGGCTGCACGCTCGCCACGCTCGCCGCGACGCTCGCCGAGGCCGGCCAGTGGCTGCCGCTCGACCCGCCCGCGCCCGAGGAGACGACCGTCGGCGGGCTCATCGCGGCGAACCTCTCCGGTCCGCTGCGCGCCTCGCAGGGCACGGTGCGCGACCTGCTGCTCGGCCTGCGCTGGATCGCTCCGGACGGCGCGCTGGTCGCGGGCGGCGGACGCGTGGTGAAGAACGTCGCCGGCTACGACCTGCCGAAGGCGCACGTCGGCGCGCTGGGGACGCTCGGCGTGATCGTCGAGGCGACCTTCAAGCTGCGTCCGCGTCCGGAGCGCGAGGGTGCGGTGCTGCTCGCGTGCGCCGACGCGGCGTCCGCCGTGAACGCGGCGCTCGCGGTGCGCGACGCGGTCGAGCCGGGCTGGCTCGAGATCGCGTCGGGGACGGTCGCCGGCGTCGACGCGCCGTTCGCCGTCGCCTGCGGCTTTCTCGGCGTCGCGGCGGAGGTCGAGGACGCGCGCGCCCGTGCGCGCGCCGCGGCGGACGGGGCCAAGGCGGAGGTCGCGGGCGCGCTCGACGACGAGCCGGCACGCGAGCTCCGCGCGCGCCTCGGCGGCTTCGCGCTCGCGCCGGCGGCCGCCGTGCTGCGCGCCTCCACCCTGCCCAACCGGCTCGCCGACGTGCTCGATGCGCAGGCACCCTGCGTCGCGCACGCGGCAAACGGCGTCGCGCGTCTCGTCGCGCAGAACAGAGAGAACGCGATCGAGCTCGTGCGCCGTCTGCGCGTGCCCATCGAACGTGCAGGCGGTGCGCTCGTCGTCGAGCGCGCGACGCCCGACGTCAAGCATGCGCTGCGCGAGCTCGGCGGCGTGTGGGGCGACCCAGGCGACGGTTGCGAGCTGATGCGGCGCCTCAAGGCCGCCTTCGACCCGGGACGCGCGCTAGCGCCCGGGCGCTTCGTCGCGGATCTCTGA